One segment of Alistipes finegoldii DSM 17242 DNA contains the following:
- a CDS encoding transglutaminase-like domain-containing protein, translated as MKKTTQLFAGLLMLTGVLSACSPAGNEGFMRRVETDFRHKQELLPRGDLFGIFDEPMTPQERDAMTFLYAYMPVGDITDYLGDFYLENVRCALSVRQEMPWGRSVSDELFRHFVLPVRVNNECLDDSRRVFHDELKPRVEGLSMYDAILEVNHWCHEKANYQPSDARTSSPLATVRTAYGRCGEESTLLVAALRSVGIPARQVYTPRWAHTDDNHAWVEAWADGRWHFLGACEPEPVLDLGWFNAPASRGMLMHTKVFGYYDGSEEVMKTTANYTEINVISNYAACAPLTVTVTDTAGSPVEGATVEFKLYNYAEFYTVSRKTTDVRGRASLSAGLGDMLVTAVCDGRFGVRKVSFGRETEATVVLEHAIGDEFSFPVDIVPPAESANLPEVTAAQRAENDRRFNREDSIRNAYIATFPAKPAVAEFARSVGMKPDDVAGFIAASRGNHAEIMDFLRGASRKGCTGRALQLLATLSEKDLRDTPSAVLADHLYNTDKNADAATVLAPRVADEMLTPYRSFLQREIPAADAAAFRRDPQRLVAWCRDSLTLRPELCTVSTTISPEGVWRSRTADKLSRAIFFVAAARSLGIPAWIDRVTGNLFYRHAGKDVPVDFDAAGNRELETGRLQLNYAPIPRLDDPEYFRHFSLSRFDGQSFSLLNYPDFERWSELFRAPADLETGYYMLVTGSRLASGSVLGNVSFFNVRPDSTTETNLTMRDNSEAVRVIGSFDSESKFTDAATGAETSVLTTAGRGYFVIGLLCVGQEPTDHALKDIAAKAAELEAWGRSLILLFPDEGAYRKYTASPAAPLPATVTFGIDRDGSVRRRILEAMQLPGNVSLPVFLIGDTFNRVVFESHGYTIGLGDRLLYTIHQL; from the coding sequence ATGAAAAAAACGACACAGCTATTCGCCGGCCTGCTTATGCTCACGGGCGTGTTGTCGGCGTGCTCCCCGGCCGGCAACGAGGGTTTCATGCGGCGCGTGGAGACCGATTTCCGGCACAAACAGGAGCTGCTCCCCCGGGGCGATCTGTTCGGGATATTCGACGAACCGATGACGCCGCAGGAACGCGATGCAATGACGTTTCTCTATGCCTATATGCCCGTGGGGGACATTACCGACTATCTGGGCGATTTTTATCTGGAAAACGTGCGCTGTGCGCTGTCTGTCCGGCAGGAGATGCCTTGGGGCAGGAGCGTCTCCGACGAGTTGTTCCGGCATTTCGTGCTGCCCGTGCGGGTCAACAACGAGTGTCTCGATGATTCGCGCCGGGTATTTCACGATGAACTCAAACCCCGCGTCGAGGGGCTGTCGATGTATGACGCCATCCTCGAAGTGAACCACTGGTGTCACGAGAAGGCCAACTACCAGCCGTCGGATGCGCGAACTAGTTCGCCGCTGGCCACCGTGCGCACGGCTTACGGCCGCTGCGGCGAGGAGTCCACGCTGCTCGTTGCGGCCCTGCGGTCGGTGGGCATCCCGGCCCGGCAGGTCTACACGCCCCGCTGGGCGCACACCGACGACAACCACGCCTGGGTAGAGGCCTGGGCCGACGGACGGTGGCATTTCCTCGGGGCCTGCGAGCCGGAACCGGTGCTCGACCTGGGGTGGTTCAACGCCCCGGCCAGCCGCGGGATGCTGATGCATACCAAGGTCTTCGGCTATTACGACGGTTCGGAGGAGGTGATGAAAACCACGGCCAACTACACCGAGATCAATGTGATCTCGAACTATGCCGCGTGCGCCCCGCTCACCGTGACGGTCACCGACACGGCGGGCAGTCCCGTGGAGGGTGCGACCGTGGAGTTCAAACTTTACAATTACGCCGAGTTCTACACCGTATCGCGCAAAACGACCGACGTCCGGGGGCGGGCGTCGCTGTCGGCGGGTCTGGGCGATATGCTTGTCACGGCTGTCTGTGATGGCCGGTTTGGGGTTCGGAAGGTTTCTTTCGGGAGGGAGACGGAGGCGACGGTGGTGCTGGAGCATGCGATCGGCGACGAATTCTCCTTCCCCGTCGACATCGTTCCTCCGGCCGAGAGCGCGAATTTGCCGGAGGTGACGGCCGCTCAGCGTGCGGAGAACGACCGTCGCTTCAACCGCGAAGACTCCATCCGCAACGCCTATATCGCCACGTTCCCGGCGAAACCCGCCGTTGCGGAGTTTGCACGTTCTGTCGGCATGAAGCCGGACGATGTGGCCGGATTTATCGCCGCTTCGAGAGGCAATCACGCCGAAATTATGGATTTCCTGCGCGGCGCGAGCCGGAAAGGATGCACCGGGCGGGCGCTGCAACTGCTCGCCACGCTGTCGGAAAAGGATCTGCGCGATACGCCGTCGGCGGTGCTCGCGGATCATCTTTATAATACGGACAAGAATGCCGACGCCGCGACCGTGCTGGCCCCGCGTGTGGCCGATGAGATGCTCACGCCCTACCGGTCGTTCCTGCAGCGGGAAATTCCGGCCGCCGATGCCGCCGCGTTCCGCCGTGACCCGCAGCGTCTGGTGGCGTGGTGCCGCGACAGCTTGACCCTGCGTCCGGAACTCTGCACCGTCTCCACGACCATCTCGCCCGAAGGCGTGTGGCGTAGCCGGACGGCCGACAAACTCTCGCGGGCTATCTTCTTCGTTGCCGCGGCTCGTTCGCTCGGCATCCCGGCGTGGATCGACCGCGTGACGGGCAACCTCTTCTACCGCCATGCCGGGAAGGATGTGCCCGTCGATTTCGACGCGGCCGGGAACCGGGAACTGGAGACCGGGCGGCTGCAATTGAACTATGCGCCGATTCCGCGTCTCGACGATCCGGAGTATTTCCGGCACTTCTCCCTTTCGCGCTTCGACGGGCAGTCGTTCTCCCTGCTGAACTATCCTGATTTCGAGCGGTGGAGCGAGCTGTTCCGGGCTCCCGCCGATCTGGAAACCGGTTATTATATGCTTGTGACGGGCAGCCGGCTCGCCAGCGGCAGCGTGCTGGGGAACGTGTCGTTCTTCAACGTCCGTCCGGACAGTACGACCGAAACGAACCTGACGATGCGCGACAATTCGGAGGCGGTTCGCGTGATCGGGAGTTTCGATTCGGAGTCGAAATTCACTGACGCCGCGACGGGAGCCGAAACGTCGGTCCTCACGACTGCGGGACGTGGTTATTTCGTGATCGGATTGCTGTGCGTCGGACAGGAGCCTACAGATCATGCGCTGAAGGACATCGCGGCCAAAGCCGCGGAGCTTGAAGCGTGGGGACGCTCGCTGATCCTGCTCTTCCCCGACGAGGGGGCGTACCGGAAATACACGGCGTCGCCCGCGGCCCCGCTGCCGGCGACCGTCACCTTTGGCATCGACCGCGACGGCTCGGTTCGCAGGCGGATTCTCGAAGCGATGCAGCTGCCGGGGAACGTTTCGCTTCCGGTCTTTCTGATCGGCGATACGTTCAACCGTGTCGTGTTCGAATCCCACGGCTATACGATTGGCCTCGGCGACCGTCTTTTGTACACCATACACCAATTATGA
- a CDS encoding IS110 family transposase: MHYLYYVGLDVSKETFDASLVAFEDANEMAHRKFANSRKGICSCLHWVEKRHGIRLDDVIFCAEDMGSYISEMAVCASDRTLNFNFSLISPLVIKYSMGIARGKTDRVDARRIAEYAITHYRKIALYLPAEKELCQLRTWLILRAHLAKQRVAKLVLLEKLDYKEKFADVSIQRSMLQEEIAYAETHMKTIEREMKELIAADSNICRNYKLLTSIKGVGPITAIVMLCSTLNFTKITDHRKFACYCGLAPFEHSSGTSVRGGCHTSSMANRDIKVQLNRSALIAIRCDPQLKAYYERKVAEGKHKFSVLNAVRAKIAARCFAVVRRGTPYVALQI, from the coding sequence TTCGCCAACTCCCGAAAAGGGATCTGCTCGTGTCTGCACTGGGTTGAGAAGCGGCATGGTATTCGGCTCGACGATGTGATTTTCTGCGCCGAGGATATGGGGAGCTACATATCCGAGATGGCGGTTTGTGCTTCCGACAGGACGCTGAATTTCAATTTTTCACTGATCTCGCCGTTGGTAATCAAGTATTCGATGGGTATTGCCCGTGGCAAAACAGACAGAGTGGATGCCCGGCGTATCGCCGAGTATGCGATCACTCACTATCGGAAGATAGCCCTTTATCTGCCGGCAGAGAAGGAACTGTGTCAGTTGCGCACATGGCTGATCTTAAGGGCTCATCTGGCAAAACAACGTGTAGCGAAACTGGTGTTGCTCGAAAAATTAGACTACAAAGAGAAATTCGCGGATGTATCTATTCAACGTTCCATGCTCCAGGAGGAGATCGCGTATGCAGAAACTCATATGAAAACCATCGAACGGGAAATGAAGGAACTGATAGCCGCCGACAGCAACATTTGCCGGAACTACAAGCTGCTGACCAGCATCAAAGGTGTAGGGCCGATCACGGCCATTGTGATGCTCTGTTCGACGCTTAATTTCACCAAAATCACAGACCACCGCAAGTTTGCCTGCTATTGCGGGCTGGCTCCGTTCGAACATAGCTCCGGCACAAGCGTTCGCGGGGGATGCCACACATCGAGCATGGCGAATCGAGACATTAAAGTACAACTGAACCGCAGTGCACTGATTGCCATCAGGTGTGATCCGCAACTAAAGGCATATTACGAACGCAAAGTGGCTGAAGGTAAACATAAATTCAGCGTCCTGAATGCTGTGAGGGCCAAAATCGCCGCCAGATGCTTTGCCGTCGTAAGGCGTGGAACACCATATGTAGCGTTGCAGATATAA
- a CDS encoding alpha-L-fucosidase, with translation MIKKLFFTLLCTAVCRTISAQVVDPYVPAPENLRARTEFQDAKFGIFLHWGLYSLLGTGEWTMTNRNINYQEYAKLANAFYPHDFDAAEWVSAIKSSGAGYVCFTTRHHDGFSMWDTAQTDYDIVDATPYKQDVVKALSDECSRQGIRLHLYYSLIDWYRDDCPRGRTGLGTGRPGTAISYERYYDFMKRQLTELLTGYGSVGAVWFDGVWDQDQNPDFDWKLRGLYDHIHAIRPACLVGNNHHLVPFEGEDIQIFERDLPGENTAGLSGQEIGRLPLETCQTMNGMWGYKITDLDYKSSKTLIHYLVRAAGRNGNLLLNIGPQPDGKLPATAVERLREMGEWLARYGESIYGTRGGDIPPHDWGVTTRKGDKLYVHVLDLQDDALYLPLAEKVGEARCLNNGERVKFDTLRGKGIVLNLEHVPEDTDRIIELTLR, from the coding sequence ATGATAAAAAAACTGTTTTTTACATTGCTTTGCACTGCTGTCTGCCGAACGATATCGGCACAGGTGGTTGATCCTTATGTCCCGGCGCCCGAAAACCTTCGGGCTCGGACGGAGTTTCAGGATGCCAAATTCGGCATTTTCCTTCATTGGGGGCTCTACTCGCTGCTCGGCACGGGCGAATGGACTATGACCAACCGCAATATCAATTATCAGGAGTACGCCAAGCTGGCCAATGCGTTTTATCCACATGATTTCGATGCCGCGGAGTGGGTCTCGGCCATCAAATCCTCGGGTGCGGGGTACGTCTGCTTCACGACGCGCCACCACGACGGCTTTTCGATGTGGGACACCGCGCAGACGGACTACGACATCGTGGACGCCACGCCGTATAAACAGGATGTCGTGAAAGCGCTCTCCGACGAGTGCTCCCGTCAGGGCATCCGCCTGCACCTCTATTATTCGCTGATCGACTGGTACCGCGACGACTGCCCGCGCGGGCGGACGGGGCTTGGGACGGGGCGTCCCGGCACGGCGATCAGCTACGAGCGTTACTACGATTTTATGAAACGCCAGCTCACGGAACTGCTGACGGGTTACGGTTCGGTGGGCGCCGTGTGGTTCGACGGGGTGTGGGATCAGGATCAGAACCCGGATTTCGACTGGAAACTCCGCGGGCTGTACGACCATATCCATGCCATCAGGCCGGCCTGTCTGGTGGGTAACAACCACCACCTGGTTCCGTTCGAAGGCGAGGACATCCAGATTTTCGAACGCGACCTTCCGGGCGAGAACACCGCCGGACTTTCGGGGCAGGAGATCGGCCGCCTGCCGCTCGAAACGTGCCAGACGATGAACGGCATGTGGGGCTACAAGATCACCGACCTCGACTACAAATCGTCGAAGACGCTGATCCACTACCTCGTGCGGGCTGCGGGCCGCAACGGAAACCTGCTGCTCAACATCGGTCCCCAACCCGACGGAAAACTGCCTGCGACGGCCGTCGAACGGCTGCGGGAGATGGGCGAATGGCTCGCCCGGTACGGCGAAAGCATCTACGGAACCCGCGGCGGCGACATCCCGCCCCACGACTGGGGCGTGACGACGCGCAAGGGCGACAAACTTTACGTGCATGTGCTCGATTTGCAGGACGATGCGCTGTACCTGCCGCTTGCGGAAAAAGTCGGGGAAGCCCGGTGCCTGAACAACGGCGAGCGGGTGAAGTTCGACACGCTCCGGGGAAAAGGGATCGTCCTGAATCTGGAGCATGTTCCCGAGGATACCGACCGAATCATAGAACTCACTTTACGATGA
- a CDS encoding IS3 family transposase, which translates to MSLSFLCGLFGYTRQAYYKHLRRNREGSLSDTLLLERVGYYRKLMPRLGGRKLWHLLQQDGFPVSRDRLFTLLSENNLLVKRRKKYSVTTCSRHWMRKYPNLIRGFDLERPHRLWVGDITYISLKEGFAYLALITDAYSKRIVGYNLNTTLERDGALRALRMAIDQTPQQKRQGLIHHSDRGCQYCSKEYVKLLTDNGIRISMTEKGDPYENAVAERVNGILKSEWIDEECFESFQAAKERIDEIVILYNSFRPHASCDWLTPLEAELRTGKLKHHWGRKTVVRKAYVNLYQDNIF; encoded by the coding sequence ATGAGCCTGTCGTTTCTGTGCGGGTTGTTCGGCTATACCCGTCAGGCCTATTATAAACATTTACGGCGTAATAGGGAAGGATCTTTGTCCGACACCCTTCTTTTGGAGCGGGTGGGTTACTACCGGAAACTGATGCCCAGGCTCGGCGGTCGTAAACTGTGGCATTTGCTGCAACAAGACGGATTTCCGGTCAGTCGGGATCGGTTATTTACGCTGCTTTCGGAAAACAATCTTCTGGTCAAACGTCGGAAGAAATACAGCGTTACGACCTGCTCGCGGCACTGGATGCGTAAATATCCGAATCTGATCCGGGGTTTCGACCTCGAGCGGCCGCATCGTTTATGGGTCGGAGATATTACGTACATTTCTTTGAAAGAAGGATTTGCATATCTGGCTTTGATAACGGATGCCTATTCCAAACGGATCGTAGGCTATAATCTGAATACGACATTGGAACGGGACGGAGCGCTCCGTGCACTGAGGATGGCCATAGACCAGACTCCGCAGCAAAAACGGCAAGGGTTAATCCATCATTCGGACAGAGGATGCCAATATTGTTCGAAAGAATATGTGAAATTGCTGACCGATAATGGGATTCGCATCAGCATGACTGAAAAGGGCGATCCGTATGAGAATGCCGTTGCCGAACGGGTGAACGGTATTCTGAAGAGCGAATGGATCGACGAGGAATGTTTTGAAAGTTTTCAGGCAGCAAAAGAACGCATCGATGAGATCGTTATCCTTTATAATTCATTCAGACCTCATGCCAGCTGCGATTGGCTTACGCCCTTGGAAGCGGAACTTAGAACCGGGAAACTCAAACATCATTGGGGCCGAAAGACGGTTGTTCGGAAGGCATATGTAAACTTATATCAGGACAATATTTTTTGA
- a CDS encoding copper homeostasis protein CutC, with translation MTTELCAYTCDACDIARRTGVTRIELCAAPFEGGTTPSAGLIRYARSLPGLRLSVMIRPRGGDFCYTDAETALMAEEIRFARACGADGVVLGVLTPDGEVDETRTAQLVREAEGMEVTFHRAFDMTRDPRQALEAVIRTGCRRVLTSGGRNTAQEGVGTLRALAAQAAGRIEIMAGSGVNPSNARLLAATGVDALHFSARRERESGMRFRNPQVSMGGCAGVPEYTLTDADEAFVRQLLAKLE, from the coding sequence ATGACGACTGAACTTTGCGCCTATACCTGCGATGCGTGCGATATAGCCCGGCGGACAGGCGTCACGCGCATCGAGCTTTGTGCCGCGCCCTTCGAAGGGGGTACGACCCCTTCCGCCGGGCTGATCCGCTACGCCCGGAGTCTACCGGGCCTGCGGCTGAGCGTGATGATACGCCCTCGGGGCGGGGATTTTTGCTATACGGATGCCGAAACGGCGCTGATGGCCGAAGAGATTCGCTTCGCCCGTGCCTGCGGAGCCGACGGGGTGGTCCTCGGCGTGCTGACCCCCGACGGAGAGGTGGACGAGACGCGCACGGCGCAGCTTGTCCGCGAGGCTGAGGGGATGGAGGTGACGTTCCACCGCGCGTTCGACATGACGCGCGATCCCCGGCAGGCGCTCGAAGCGGTCATCCGCACCGGATGCCGCCGGGTGCTCACCTCCGGAGGCCGCAATACGGCGCAGGAGGGTGTCGGGACGCTGCGAGCCTTGGCGGCGCAGGCGGCCGGCCGCATCGAAATCATGGCCGGAAGCGGCGTCAATCCGTCGAACGCCCGCCTGCTGGCCGCCACAGGGGTCGATGCCCTGCACTTCAGCGCCCGCCGGGAACGCGAAAGCGGTATGCGCTTCCGTAATCCGCAGGTCTCGATGGGCGGGTGCGCCGGCGTTCCCGAATACACCCTGACCGATGCCGACGAAGCATTCGTCCGGCAACTGTTGGCCAAGCTGGAATAA
- a CDS encoding mobilization protein: protein MTTTKKRIGRPTTTDPRVHRYNFKLTTEENIRFKQMLCEAGLEHNRSRFIVKRLFAEEFVVIKRDPSKTQFVARLNDFYFQFQKLANNYNQIVKAVNSHFSNVAIPHQIAALEQRTRELKALSIEILNLAKQAKEWLRI from the coding sequence ATGACAACCACGAAAAAGAGGATCGGACGCCCGACAACGACAGATCCCAGAGTCCACAGGTATAATTTCAAACTCACCACCGAAGAGAATATCCGCTTTAAGCAGATGCTTTGTGAGGCAGGATTGGAGCATAACCGTAGCCGTTTTATCGTCAAAAGGCTCTTTGCCGAGGAGTTTGTCGTCATCAAACGCGATCCGTCGAAGACGCAATTCGTCGCCCGGCTGAATGATTTTTATTTCCAATTCCAGAAACTTGCGAACAACTACAACCAGATTGTAAAGGCTGTCAATTCGCACTTTTCCAACGTTGCTATCCCGCATCAGATCGCTGCATTGGAGCAACGGACCCGCGAGCTGAAAGCCCTGAGTATCGAGATTCTCAACCTCGCAAAACAGGCTAAGGAATGGTTGCGAATATAA
- a CDS encoding DUF3408 domain-containing protein: MDSLKEKDNPAPNPAKRPRIEVDEELMRQMIAGQAPLDSEVVRRIPEPEEEDTNALEENTSETVSGASAPTAEKTGIDSTASTVKEHSGFRRKKLTLPDFERTFFAPVDCRNRSAIYVSTRTKHKVSEILHLLGNESTRLTALVDNMLRFVMDIYSGELNYLHEKKNNRRPF; the protein is encoded by the coding sequence ATGGATTCATTAAAGGAAAAAGACAACCCCGCACCCAATCCTGCTAAGCGTCCCCGTATCGAAGTCGACGAGGAACTGATGCGTCAGATGATCGCCGGACAAGCCCCTTTGGACTCGGAAGTCGTCCGCAGGATTCCCGAGCCGGAAGAGGAAGATACGAACGCTCTTGAGGAAAACACATCGGAAACGGTATCCGGAGCATCGGCACCGACTGCTGAGAAAACAGGCATAGACTCCACTGCGAGTACCGTAAAAGAACATTCCGGTTTCCGTCGGAAAAAGCTCACGCTACCGGATTTTGAACGCACGTTCTTCGCTCCGGTGGATTGCCGCAACCGCTCTGCGATCTATGTCAGTACCCGAACCAAGCACAAAGTATCGGAAATACTCCACCTGTTAGGGAATGAGAGTACAAGGCTTACGGCCTTGGTCGACAATATGCTGCGATTTGTCATGGACATTTACAGCGGTGAGCTGAATTATCTCCACGAGAAGAAGAACAACAGACGACCGTTTTGA
- a CDS encoding SusC/RagA family TonB-linked outer membrane protein, which produces MAVLGLFLSAHAQEREITGSVKDHAGAGIVGATILVEGTTKGTTSGADGSFSIKAAPDNVLVVSFMGYQSHTIKVGTQTRIDVVLKENTQAIDDVIVVAFGTAKKEAFTGSATVIKSDDIAKSQQSNVAQALAGKVAGVQLTNTSGQPGESPTIRIRGFSSLNAGNDPLWIVDGMPYSGDLNNLNPSDIESMTVLKDAASNSLYGARGANGVVMITTKKAKSQEAHVTIDAKWGVNSRAVQDYAYITNPAQFYELHYSALKNYYVNSGMSVGEAHLRANTNLTANANDGGLGYMVYTVPSGQEFIGINGKVNPAATLGRRLVYEGKEYYIRPDDWTDAAFRSSLRQEYNASISGQTGNASIYGSFGYLNNEGIAYNSDMDRYTARLRVDYQAKKWLKFSANANYTHFRYNQIDDSGAGNSSGNVFAYTTAVGPIYPLYIRDGEGNVMYNEDGIKLYDYGNGDNAGMERSLFPNSNALSDSRLNKQEAEGNAFNGTGYIDVTFLKDFKFTFNAGVSLDETRSTSVTNPWFGQFASEKGMVSKGHQRNFDLNLQQILNYTKQIGSHNINVMLGHESYQNRIYTLSATKSNMLTQENDELAGAIIDKQGAGSYRVEYNNEGYFARVMYDYAGKYFASASYRRDASSRFHPDHRWGNFWSLGGAWIISKENFMESTYEWLDNLKLKASIGSQGNDNIGNFRYTNTYTIENANGKVSTVFNAKGSENITWETNSNFNAGVEFSFLRGTVSGGVEYFLRKTTDMLLSFPVAPSLGYSSYYANVGDMRNSGVEIELNFTPIRREHVQWDINLNMTHLRNKITMLPSERRTKQVDGYSGYVSGSTFFGEGLPMYTFYMRKYAGVSDEGLSMWYMNETDDKGNPTGKRVTTTEYAKASDYLCGDPIPDLYGGFGTSVNFRGFDLSVAFTYQIGGLAYDSGYSAAMYSPANKTTGMNWHKDILNAWSADNASSNIPRLQYEDKDQNGMSDRFLTDASYLNLQNINFGYTLPSNFTKKVGIEKVRVYLACENVWYWSKRQGFDPRYSYSGSTSQATYSPVRTISGGINIQF; this is translated from the coding sequence ATGGCTGTTCTCGGCCTGTTCTTGTCCGCCCATGCGCAGGAACGGGAAATTACGGGTTCGGTCAAAGATCATGCGGGGGCCGGCATCGTCGGCGCCACCATTCTGGTCGAAGGCACTACGAAGGGTACGACCTCCGGTGCGGACGGCAGCTTTTCGATCAAAGCCGCACCGGACAATGTGCTGGTCGTATCGTTCATGGGTTATCAGTCCCACACGATCAAGGTGGGAACGCAAACCCGGATCGACGTCGTGCTGAAAGAGAACACACAGGCTATCGACGACGTGATCGTCGTGGCGTTCGGTACGGCAAAAAAGGAGGCTTTCACCGGTTCGGCGACCGTCATCAAATCGGACGACATCGCCAAGTCGCAGCAGTCGAACGTAGCGCAGGCTCTGGCCGGAAAGGTCGCGGGCGTGCAGCTGACCAACACCTCAGGACAGCCGGGAGAGAGTCCGACGATCCGCATCCGCGGTTTCAGTTCGCTCAACGCCGGCAACGATCCGCTCTGGATCGTGGACGGCATGCCTTACTCGGGAGACCTGAACAACCTCAACCCGAGTGACATCGAATCGATGACTGTGTTGAAGGACGCCGCCTCGAACTCGCTGTACGGCGCCCGCGGCGCCAACGGCGTAGTGATGATCACCACCAAAAAGGCCAAGTCGCAGGAGGCTCACGTGACAATCGACGCCAAGTGGGGCGTCAATTCGCGCGCCGTCCAGGATTATGCGTACATTACCAACCCGGCGCAATTTTACGAACTGCATTACAGTGCGCTGAAAAACTACTATGTCAATTCGGGAATGAGTGTCGGCGAGGCCCATTTGCGCGCCAATACGAATTTGACGGCCAATGCGAATGACGGAGGTCTGGGCTATATGGTCTATACGGTTCCTTCCGGGCAGGAGTTCATCGGCATCAACGGTAAGGTCAATCCCGCTGCGACTCTCGGCCGCCGTCTCGTCTATGAGGGCAAGGAGTACTACATCCGTCCCGACGACTGGACCGATGCGGCTTTCCGCTCGTCCCTGCGTCAGGAGTACAACGCTTCGATCTCCGGCCAGACCGGGAACGCCTCGATCTACGGATCGTTCGGCTATTTGAACAACGAAGGTATCGCCTACAACTCGGACATGGATCGTTATACGGCCCGTCTGCGCGTGGACTATCAGGCCAAGAAGTGGCTCAAGTTCAGCGCCAATGCCAACTACACGCATTTCCGCTACAACCAGATCGACGACAGCGGCGCCGGTAACTCGTCGGGCAACGTTTTCGCTTATACGACGGCCGTCGGTCCGATCTATCCGCTCTACATCCGCGACGGCGAGGGTAATGTCATGTACAACGAGGACGGCATCAAGCTCTACGACTACGGCAACGGCGACAATGCCGGTATGGAGCGTTCGCTCTTCCCCAACAGCAACGCCCTCTCGGATTCGCGTCTCAACAAACAGGAAGCCGAAGGCAATGCTTTCAACGGTACGGGATATATCGACGTCACCTTCCTCAAGGATTTCAAATTCACGTTCAACGCCGGCGTTTCGCTCGACGAAACCCGCTCCACCTCGGTTACGAATCCCTGGTTCGGACAGTTCGCCAGCGAAAAAGGCATGGTCTCGAAGGGCCATCAACGGAATTTCGACCTCAACCTACAGCAGATTCTCAACTACACCAAGCAGATAGGCTCGCACAACATCAACGTGATGCTGGGCCACGAGTCCTACCAGAACCGCATTTACACGCTGTCGGCCACGAAAAGCAATATGCTGACGCAGGAAAACGACGAGCTTGCCGGGGCGATCATCGACAAACAGGGAGCCGGCTCTTACCGGGTTGAGTACAACAACGAGGGTTATTTCGCCCGTGTCATGTACGATTACGCAGGCAAATATTTCGCCTCGGCCTCCTACCGCCGCGACGCTTCTTCGCGTTTCCACCCCGACCACCGCTGGGGCAACTTCTGGTCGCTGGGCGGCGCATGGATCATTTCGAAAGAAAATTTCATGGAGAGCACCTATGAATGGCTCGACAATCTCAAGCTGAAGGCCTCGATCGGCTCGCAGGGTAACGACAACATCGGTAACTTCCGCTACACGAACACCTACACGATCGAAAACGCCAACGGAAAGGTCTCGACCGTCTTCAACGCCAAAGGATCCGAGAACATCACCTGGGAGACCAACTCCAACTTCAACGCCGGTGTGGAGTTCAGCTTCCTGCGCGGTACGGTTTCCGGAGGCGTCGAATATTTCCTCCGCAAGACGACCGACATGCTGCTGTCGTTCCCGGTAGCTCCGTCGCTGGGCTATTCGTCCTACTACGCCAACGTGGGCGACATGCGCAACAGCGGCGTCGAAATCGAGCTGAACTTTACGCCGATCCGACGGGAGCATGTCCAGTGGGACATCAACCTCAACATGACGCACCTGCGCAACAAGATCACCATGCTGCCTTCTGAACGACGGACCAAACAGGTCGATGGCTACTCCGGTTACGTGAGCGGCTCCACTTTCTTCGGAGAAGGGCTTCCGATGTACACTTTCTACATGAGGAAATATGCCGGTGTTTCGGACGAGGGCCTTTCGATGTGGTACATGAACGAAACCGACGACAAGGGCAACCCGACGGGCAAGCGCGTTACGACGACTGAATATGCCAAGGCGTCGGACTATCTCTGCGGCGACCCGATTCCCGATCTCTACGGCGGTTTCGGCACGAGTGTCAATTTCCGGGGCTTCGACCTGAGCGTGGCCTTCACCTACCAGATCGGCGGTCTGGCTTACGACTCGGGATACTCCGCGGCGATGTACTCGCCGGCCAACAAGACGACGGGTATGAACTGGCACAAGGACATCCTCAATGCATGGTCGGCGGACAATGCGTCGTCGAACATCCCGCGCCTGCAGTATGAAGACAAGGATCAGAACGGTATGTCTGATCGTTTCCTTACGGACGCCAGCTACCTGAACCTACAGAACATCAACTTCGGCTACACGCTGCCGTCGAATTTCACCAAGAAGGTCGGAATCGAGAAGGTGCGCGTCTACCTTGCCTGCGAGAATGTCTGGTACTGGTCCAAACGTCAGGGATTCGATCCCCGCTACTCTTATTCGGGATCGACGAGCCAGGCCACCTATTCGCCTGTAAGGACGATTTCGGGCGGCATCAACATTCAATTCTAA